Genomic DNA from Desulfuromonas versatilis:
CTTTTAGCTATTTACACGTTAATCGTCATGCCGGTTTCTATTGAACCGGCAATCAGTTTCGAATCGGACGTTTCTGAATCCAACATAAAAGGAGTTTTTGAATGGCCCGCATCAACGACAACTATCTCAAACTCAAAGCCGGCTACCTGTTCCCCGAAATCGGCCGCCGCGTCAAGGCTTTCGCCGCCGCCAACCCCGGCGCCCAGATCATCCGCCTCGGCATCGGCGACGTCACCCGCCCCCTGGCCCCGGCGGTGCTCAAGGCCTTCCACGACGCCGTCGACGACCTGGGCACCAGCGACCGCTTTGCCGGCTACGGCCCCGAGCAGGGCTACGACTGGCTCTCCCAGGTCATCATCGACAAGAGCTACAAGCCCCTCGGCGTCGAGCTGAAGGCCAGCGAGATGTTCATCTCCGACGGCTCCAAGTGCGACTGCGCCAACATCCTCGACATCTTCGCCCTGGACAACGTGGTGGCCATCGGCGACCCGGTCTACCCGGTCTACAACGACACCAACGTCATGGTCGGCCGCACCGGCGAGGCCGACGCCAAGGGCTACTACAAGGGCATCGTCTACATGCCCTTCACCGAAGAGAACAACTTCGTCCCCGACCTGCCCAAAGAGAAGGTCGACATCATCTACCTCTGCTTCCCCAACAACCCCACCGGCACCGTCGCCAGCAAGGACGAGCTGAAGAAGTGGGTCGACTACGCCAACGCCAACGACGCCATCATCTTCTTCGACGCCGCCTACGAGGCCTTCATCACCACCCCGGGCATCCCCCACTCAATCTACGAGATCGAAGGGGCCAAGAAGTGCGCCATCGAGTTCCGCAGCTTCTCCAAGACCGCCGGCTTCACCGGCGTGCGCTGCGGCCTGGTGGTCGTCCCCGAAGAGCTGATGGGCACCACCGCCAGCGGCGAGAAGTACAGCTTCAACAAGCTGTGGAACCGCCGCACCACCACCAAGTTCAACGGCGCCTCCTACCCGGTGCAGAAAGCCGCCGCCGCCGTCTACTCGGATGAAGGCTGGAAGCAGACCAAGGAGATCATCGACTACTACATGGACAACGCGCGGATCATCCGCGAGGGCCTCAAGGCCGCCGGCATCACCTGCTACGGCGGCGTCGACGCCCCCTATATCTGGCTCAAGACCCCCGAAGGGCTCTCCAGCTGGGACTTCTTCGACAAACTGCTCAGCGAGTGCCACGTGGTCGGCACCCCCGGCTCGGGCTTCGGCCCCTCGGGCGAAGGCTACTTCCGCCTGAGCGCCTTCGGCGACAAGGAGAAAGTCGTCGAGGCGGTGGAGCGGATCAAGAAAAAGTGGGGCAAGTAAGTTGACGAAACAAGAAGGGCGGCCGGTTTGGCCGCCCTTCTTGTTTTTGGCGAGATATAGGCGTCTCGGCTACCCCCATATCTCGCAACCGCGAGACATGGTCCAGATTTTCCCTTCCTTATTTCAAAAACACTTTTGGGATCTGGGTCAGGTCTTGCGCTGCTGCTTTTATGGCAAAGACCTGTCCCTTCCTACTGACAAACCGGCAGAACAATCGGCACAAGCCTCCCTCCCACGCACCAGTATTGCCAAATAATTTATTTCATGCTAAATAGTTAGCATA
This window encodes:
- a CDS encoding LL-diaminopimelate aminotransferase yields the protein MARINDNYLKLKAGYLFPEIGRRVKAFAAANPGAQIIRLGIGDVTRPLAPAVLKAFHDAVDDLGTSDRFAGYGPEQGYDWLSQVIIDKSYKPLGVELKASEMFISDGSKCDCANILDIFALDNVVAIGDPVYPVYNDTNVMVGRTGEADAKGYYKGIVYMPFTEENNFVPDLPKEKVDIIYLCFPNNPTGTVASKDELKKWVDYANANDAIIFFDAAYEAFITTPGIPHSIYEIEGAKKCAIEFRSFSKTAGFTGVRCGLVVVPEELMGTTASGEKYSFNKLWNRRTTTKFNGASYPVQKAAAAVYSDEGWKQTKEIIDYYMDNARIIREGLKAAGITCYGGVDAPYIWLKTPEGLSSWDFFDKLLSECHVVGTPGSGFGPSGEGYFRLSAFGDKEKVVEAVERIKKKWGK